The Benincasa hispida cultivar B227 chromosome 11, ASM972705v1, whole genome shotgun sequence genome has a segment encoding these proteins:
- the LOC120091585 gene encoding L-type lectin-domain containing receptor kinase VIII.1: MKNLPLRIDTCRNGSPLVPFTLSLDSLSIPCLHARFSPFLSQRKFPSSPSLSLSLHFFSLTRDFVHRLPQLHRPKKRKKKRDGSEGQSLISIMLNFSPISISITFTLLLFSFSNTAIFDFTATVAATAEFDFGTVALSSLKLLGDAHLNNGSVRLTRDLAVPNSGSGRVLYAKPIRFRQPGFNYLASFSTFFSFSVTNLNPSSIGGGLAFVISPDSETLGGAGGLLGLADERGLGFVAVEFDTLMDVEFKDINGNHVGLDLNEMVSLEVKDLDGIGIDLKSGDTVNSWIEYDGSARIFKIFVSYSNLKPTEPLMSFNLDLDPYLNDFMYVGFSGSTQGSTEVHSVDWWSFTSSFDSNSLPGSVPPPPTTTLMNPTANVVRSPPPSQPPSGSDSVTQKNSKSTSCHNGLCKQGAGAVVGVVTAGAFVLALFAGGLIWAYSKKIKQVKKSDSLASEIIKMPKEFTYKELKIATKCFNSNRIIGHGAFGTVYKGILPETGDIVAVKRCSHSTQGKNEFLSELSIIGTLRHRNLVRLQGWCHEKGEILLVYDLMPNGSLDKALFEARTPLPWPHRRKILLGVASALAYLHQECENQVIHRDVKTSNIMLDEGFNARLGDFGLARQVEHDKSPDATVAAGTMGYLAPEYLLTGRATEKTDVFSFGAVVLEVASGRRPIEKETAAVGGGGKFGVNSNLVDWVWSLHREGRLLTAADGRLGGEFDESEMRKVLLVGLACSHPDPMTRPTMRGVVQMLIGDSEIPIVPRSKPSTSFSTAHLLLTLQDSVSDLNGMIAISTSSSEHSFKGEDLISLDDRTGGNPSIV, encoded by the coding sequence ATGAAAAATTTACCGTTGCGGATTGACACGTGTCGCAACGGCAGTCCACTTGTCCCCTTCACTCTCTCTTTGGATTCTCTTAGTATTCCTTGTTTGCATGCCAGGTTTAGTCCGTTTTTAAGCCAAAGAAAAttcccttcttctccttctctttctctctctcttcattttttctctcttacCCGTGATTTTGTTCATCGTCTTCCTCAACTTCACCggccaaaaaaaagaaaaaaaaagagagatggGTCTGAAGGACAGAGTTTAATCTCAATAATGTTGAATTTCTCTCCAATTTCCATATCAATTACCTTCACAttacttcttttttccttttccaacaCCGCCATTTTCGATTTCACCGCCACCGTCGCCGCCACCGCCGAATTTGACTTCGGCACTGTCGCCCTCAGTAGCTTAAAGCTACTCGGCGATGCCCACTTGAACAACGGGAGCGTGAGGCTCACTCGAGACCTCGCCGTTCCAAATTCTGGCTCCGGCAGAGTACTCTACGCCAAACCCATCAGATTCCGGCAGCCGGGGTTTAATTACCTCGCCAGTTTCTCCACATTTTTCTCCTTCTCCGTTACTAATCTCAACCCGTCGTCGATCGGTGGTGGTTTGGCGTTTGTAATATCCCCGGACTCCGAAACACTCGGCGGCGCCGGTGGGTTGTTGGGCCTGGCCGACGAGAGGGGATTGGGGTTCGTGGCGGTGGAATTCGACACGTTAATGGATGTGGAATTTAAAGACATTAATGGGAATCATGTGGGATTGGATCTGAACGAAATGGTTTCGTTGGAGGTTAAAGATCTTGATGGAATTGGAATTGATCTTAAAAGCGGCGATACTGTGAATTCGTGGATTGAATACGACGGGTCAGCTCGGATCTTCAAAATCTTCGTTTCTTATTCGAATTTGAAACCGACAGAACCTTTAATGTCGTTCAATCTCGATCTTGATCCGTATTTGAACGATTTTATGTACGTTGGATTTTCCGGTTCAACACAGGGGAGTACGGAAGTTCACAGTGTGGACTGGTGGAGCTTTACGTCGTCGTTCGACTCAAATTCCCTACCTGGGTCGGTTCCGCCGCCGCCAACGACGACGCTGATGAACCCAACGGCGAATGTCGTTCGTTCACCGCCACCATCGCAACCGCCCTCGGGTTCAGATTCCGTCACGCAAAAGAACTCCAAGTCAACGTCCTGCCACAATGGGCTCTGCAAGCAAGGCGCTGGTGCAGTGGTCGGAGTTGTGACGGCGGGAGCGTTTGTTCTAGCATTATTCGCCGGCGGGTtaatttgggcatattccaaaaAGATCAAGCAGGTTAAAAAATCGGATTCCCTCGCTTCAGAAATCATCAAAATGCCTAAGGAATTCACTTACAAGGAGCTCAAAATCGCCACCAAATGCTTCAATTCGAACAGAATCATTGGCCATGGCGCTTTTGGGACTGTTTATAAAGGGATTCTGCCGGAGACCGGCGACATTGTGGCGGTGAAACGGTGTAGCCACAGTACACAAGGCAAAAATGAATTCCTCTCTGAACTTTCAATCATCGGAACTCTCCGCCATCGGAATTTAGTCCGTCTTCAAGGATGGTGTCACGAGAAAGGCGAAATTTTACTCGTTTACGATTTAATGCCAAATGGGAGTTTAGATAAAGCACTGTTCGAGGCTAGAACGCCGCTGCCGTGGCCTCACCGGAGAAAAATCCTTCTCGGCGTCGCCTCTGCTTTGGCCTATTTACATCAAGAATGTGAAAATCAAGTCATTCATAGAGATGTTAAAACCAGTAATATAATGTTGGATGAAGGATTCAATGCCCGATTAGGCGATTTCGGATTGGCCCGACAAGTGGAGCACGATAAATCGCCGGACGCTACCGTCGCCGCCGGCACAATGGGATACTTAGCGCCGGAATATCTCCTCACCGGACGAGCTACGGAAAAAACCGACGTGTTTAGCTTCGGCGCCGTCGTTCTCGAAGTCGCTAGCGGCAGACGGCCGATCGAGAAAGAGACTGCCGCCGTTGGAGGCGGCGGAAAATTTGGTGTCAACAGTAATTTGGTGGACTGGGTTTGGAGTTTACACCGGGAAGGACGGTTGTTGACGGCGGCGGACGGGAGACTTGGCGGTGAGTTTGATGAATCGGAGATGAGGAAAGTTTTGTTAGTTGGGTTGGCTTGTTCTCACCCGGATCCGATGACCCGACCCACGATGAGAGGCGTAGTGCAAATGTTAATCGGCGATTCGGAGATTCCGATCGTCCCTCGGTCTAAGCCGTCAACGAGCTTCAGTACCGCTCATTTGCTTCTCACTTTACAAGACAGCGTGTCCGATCTCAACGGCATGATCGCCATTTCCACTTCGTCGTCTGAGCACAGCTTCAAGGGCGAGGATTTAATCTCACTGGATGATCGGACGGGAGGAAATCCATCAATTGTTTGA
- the LOC120091685 gene encoding DNA-binding protein S1FA-like, translating into MASANGKGNVINDVEAKGFNPALIVLLLVGGLLLIFLVGNYALYLYAQKNLPPKKKKPVSKKKMKRERLKQGVSAPGE; encoded by the exons ATGGCTTCAGCCAATGGCAAG GGAAATGTGATCAATGATGTTGAAGCAAAAGGATTCAATCCAGCGTTAATAGTACTTCTTCTTGTTGGTGGGTTGCTGCTGATTTTCCTCGTAGGGAACTATGCACTTTATTTGTATGCACAGAAGAATCTCCCTCCCAAGAAGAAAAAGCCAGTATctaaaaagaagatgaagagggAAAGACTGAAGCAAGGAGTGTCTGCACCTGGAGAGTAA
- the LOC120091683 gene encoding uncharacterized protein LOC120091683 — MKPSAKPISSPGRTEKFPPPLMRFLRSNVGSKSRGRSRASPMMFMRKKNNATAIETQEPSSPKVTCIGQVRVRRSSTRRRRRSGTTTRRRCRWIRAALFCPCFRKKFKPKIFQRWVSFFQRGFRRKPKIRTNSPPRETPFHGGFENSNPETQVVAAVDDDDDEEETAEAFISSNSSPPKNALLLTRCRSAPYRSTSLASRFWGSPLRNEENQEEEEEEKEQSTKPNNGGKTVEIEKPTSQRASVSDQDPSGGLEFEEDEEFAKNIDEHSISERIIKSANIEREKTGEEEEGLGISSRPLILTRCKSEPSRTAEKMNPEVGFWKKRRLGIPDSCLPNNS, encoded by the coding sequence ATGAAGCCATCGGCGAAGCCGATATCGAGCCCAGGCCGGACAGAGAAATTCCCACCGCCATTGATGAGGTTTTTGAGGAGCAATGTGGGAAGCAAAAGCAGAGGAAGGTCACGTGCTAGTCCGATGATGTTCATGAGAAAGAAGAACAACGCCACCGCCATTGAAACCCAAGAGCCTTCGTCTCCTAAAGTCACTTGCATCGGCCAAGTTCGAGTTCGTCGCTCCTCCACGCGCCGCCGAAGACGTTCTGGTACTACTACGCGCCGTCGTTGCCGCTGGATCCGAGCAGCTCTATTTTGTCCCTGTTTTCGAAAGAAATTCAAACCCAAGATATTTCAGAGATGGGTTTCGTTTTTCCAACGTGGGTTCCGCCGAAAACCCAAAATTAGAACAAATTCACCGCCGCGTGAAACCCCCTTCCACGGCggatttgaaaattcaaaccCAGAAACCCAAGTTGTTGCCGCTGtcgacgacgacgacgacgaaGAAGAAACAGCCGAAGCGTTCATTTCTTCTAATTCGTCGCCCCCAAAAAACGCATTGTTACTAACGAGATGCAGATCTGCTCCATATCGATCGACATCATTAGCGAGTAGATTTTGGGGGTCTCCTTTGAGAAACGAGGAAAatcaggaagaagaagaagaagaaaaagaacagaGCACGAAGCCCAACAATGGCGGAAAAACAGTCGAGATTGAGAAACCCACATCCCAAAGAGCCTCAGTTTCGGATCAAGATCCGAGTGGAGGCTTAGAATTCGAGGAGGACGAGGAATTTGCGAAGAACATTGACGAACATTCTATCTCAGAAAGAATCATCAAATCAGCCAATATCGAACGAGAAAAAacaggggaagaagaagaaggccttGGAATCTCATCTCGGCCGTTGATTTTGACACGTTGCAAATCAGAACCGTCGAGAACGGCGGAGAAGATGAACCCAGAAGTCGGATTCTGGAAAAAGAGAAGGTTGGGGATTCCTGATTCTTGCTTACCAAAcaattcataa